In Elephas maximus indicus isolate mEleMax1 chromosome 7, mEleMax1 primary haplotype, whole genome shotgun sequence, the following proteins share a genomic window:
- the LOC126079306 gene encoding interferon-induced very large GTPase 1-like, whose product MDTAESIPDEHLLKREKRQDLQEMLTEVGLAAEYWLPTLQEQLGVTSAQALQHLEEKDLLKLKSQAQHSWETGALEKLLNLSHSNSLSKLQESQKEKQKQAQQELQGLKDFVSEGRQQQEETERTKEAQLRQAMEIPRQYWPPPKEPLTEVMENTWKHLNLMEWTLPKRQNLPDGDLVRWASGGLALQGIYKTKYQKDLIEKREELLCLPKNFSVFGPQQGAQMETKEFSSSQAESMFTRSLEKLGFSVIASVNGGGWGFSLEANMDHNQHSESQESQQSHSEHSYFCTIKFSYIPLASCYFPIDQLQFSNAALQELKCIEDLLGQPEGPDTLLLLRCRTEAFFHKFGSHANQGPLHLGGIYWWKAVSEGFQSEQLAEVKQQSAEALDIYIRGSYSGIGKKIAAGVNVSDSHSKMASQSINFQNLQTKVQLSVTHTGGPPEADDLAQWKAGLIASNQTWCVIDRGLQLVPIWDIILSSHRSDFKDPLLVANCLKDSYTALTGLTAQIQDGEEFLSAVKEAKVFLEDVKSWEVSDLEEQLKKVINFMQILNQKIKNYDTWINICLTDCNMQNFLVNIVNSCKESSTHNTKFIKSQLRLLLDPHIYRVTDFPQAHSIMQWIFQSESHQEQFNISHFSELIKTLKDIQNDFMEIMIKSELQETVEDAQRKATYEVSLSLNAFLENLRETDQPDTQLLLLCIASGAGYHVVNNTFQYLLGFDELDYLLHEMQTAHDKYQELRNLCSYRAQAFLVLTGLTTTVGITAISEEEKSKRLSLMRHHMEQSLSKEVAHVLTKLGAHHNWENLEKDLQLLIDGDYEATVSSLQMEDIKKQLKSLSHTNKQPHVADDNGNNRTKLIENGAFLSLLQRLGLEHHYPKRLGRADFHLICKNSVYNTQPSSEQELPFYFLQKLLVLDYELRYLVFKDGRNTEGPVYLSQGNEAFDPYEEIFEDSDNAINPSAPNQRCRIHPMDIQMAIYHCADDLARQYILAKLSTCQFALPLVVPNPCSSQIEFSLWSLSQIRRSWQQAGKSANGKNNYKNMQMCRVSTSIVSFIRVGNGFSASKSQIMNSLLSKRKHDVFFHRHCSGSSKDCLLMEGVVEICWFCPGGKDKDRFDKCVTFTNLHGDAKEHEQQLTFLQEVSSLIVVLMSASDSNKENRKIVCDLSQSSKPLICLLDDKEKKRTNNSSQKVRIGIKNRNEAELTEELTCTIRRLLELSNTALSLEDCAPIARKQGFLIDEDQKDCTEAKEKAQTLNALLGEMELSKIKENLLPLQGKLWHLWCKKDKELYHLREKGNRSIEQHKSEIETDKQRIRHKQLRKAFPLNALMRSFLEILQDHSETHKKLYFLQWLSVFLDNLSVVHLEKLHEMQSSLWSLVQTEKQKAPNSNSLRHWQDEIEAISMNITDRTLGTEHLLREVGQIYEALEEACSTSDALFLSLPQIAADLMISGVPIELMDGDTSYVPLKWVAAVFDKVSEKLGDKRLFVLSILGLQSSGKSTLLNALFGLQFTVSAGRCTRGAHMQLLKVEESFKEELGFEFVLVVDTEGLRAPELSTKSQNWDNELATFVIGLGNLTLINIFGENPSEMQDILQIVVEAFLRMKQVKISPSCLFVHQNVGEVTAKDQTMEGRRRLEQRLDEMAATAAQQEQCSDVTCFSDVIKFDVSTHVYYFAHLWDGNPPMAPPNTHYSHNVQELKSRILGTAKKESRGTIMKISEVKFRVQDLWRALLSENFIFSFRNTQEVMAMSRLETMYNHWTWELRSHVLGLQNKLYNKIQNEKIQTLRAREVEAPVTEKYDTIKQALEKFFNEDPGNETLVQWKASFENKLRVLKETLVSDIKRKAEGLIFLKKSQEKLDEKKSAYENDILERSRHLALTVKGKELSEEDLHKKFSQLWKEWVCDVASTLPPAIEPDIDVDSENILLEYFNNKKNIVDILNNSSEEMFQIKYDIHIEMRQTMLGWRRSIETYDEESIKMTTNYIFSRFTEIIHNVRSQRRDYNPSYFYEILRMIEEEVTSASTEESYTFTSRYKIDLSLCLFQRASEIFKQVHREFKRANDPVNYLESKKDDFFMSFKISCQGATSIKAFVEFLWHKLIPAISTTIWNKMPSKMAGDIRATFPAFNGNRVNLEKHILICLAEEENFDNYCEYLHNPKYFFRNYIEKNIRIYFSGKGGEKMKTFLKISLDDIKNVILSAIHESTAIVKGKRSTASEWLDLFCDHLENNLVFPRKDLVSIEHQEINDIQFFKEVMSEALDPAMERVEQNCLSMSVEEMVPEIEKMLSEHLCGCWKQCPFCRAVCTNTIPAHEGDHSVSFHRPQAVIGSGWCMKIFNKWAKTKQFVINTCSSLVASDRFLLLNNGSEILYKNYRQRGGDCAQWSITPDSSMQPYWKWFVCHFRSNLEEKYQKRFTGIGKIPDAWAKITKQDVLDDLKKQ is encoded by the coding sequence ATGGACACAGCAGAGTCCATCCCTGATGAACACCTGCTCAAAAGAGAAAAGAGGCAAGATCTCCAAGAGATGCTGACAGAAGTGGGGCTGGCTGCTGAGTACTGGTTGCCCACACTGCAGGAACAACTGGGCGTGACCTCTGCCCAAGCTTTACAACACCTAGAAGAAAAAGACCTCTTGAAGCTAAAATCCCAGGCACAACATTCTTGGGAAACAGGGGCCCTGGAGAAACTGCTTAATCTATCACACTCAAATAGCCTTTCAAAGTTACAGGAGTCTCAGAAGGAGAAGCAAAAACAGGCACAGCAGGAGCTACAGGGGCTGAAGGACTTCGTTTCAGAAGGGAGGCAGCAacaagaagagacagagaggacaAAAGAAGCACAGCTGAGGCAGGCAATGGAGATCCCAAGACAGTACTGGCCACCCCCCAAGGAACCTCTAACGGAAGTCATGGAAAACACGTGGAAACATCTCAACCTCATGGAGTGGACATTGCCAAAGAGGCAAAACCTCCCAGATGGAGATCTGGTCAGATGGGCATCTGGAGGGCTAGCCCTGCAGGGAATTTATAAAACCAAATACCAAAAGGACCtgatagagaagagagaggagctGCTCTGTCTCCCCAAGAATTTCTCAGTCTTTGGCCCTCAGCAGGGTGCCCAGATGGAAACAAAGGAATTTTCCTCTTCTCAAGCAGAATCTATGTTCACCCGGTCTTTAGAGAAGCTGGGCTTCAGTGTCATAGCCTCAGTCAACGGTGGAGGGTGGGGATTCAGCCTGGAAGCAAATATGGATCACAACCAACATTCAGAATCTCAGGAGAGCCAACAGTCACATTCTGAGCACTCTTATTTCTGCACAATCAAGTTCAGCTATATCCCATTGGCCTCTTGCTACTTTCCCATTGACCAGCTCCAGTTCTCCAATGCTGCTCTGCAGGAACTGAAATGCATTGAAGACCTTCTGGGACAACCTGAAGGCCCAGACACGCTCCTCTTGTTGAGGTGCCGGACAGAGGCCTTTTTCCACAAGTTTGGCTCTCATGCTAACCAGGGCCCTCTGCACCTGGGAGGAATCTACTGGTGGAAGGCTGtttcagagggtttccaaagtgagCAGCTTGCAGAAGTGAAGCAGCAGTCAGCAGAGGCCCTGGATATTTATATAAGGGGCAGCTACAGTGGCATTGGAAAGAAAATTGCTGCAGGTGTGAACGTTTCAgactctcattcaaaaatggcctCTCAGAGCATAAACTTCCAGAATCTCCAAACCAAAGTCCAATTATCTGTGACTCACACAGGTGGTCCACCAGAAGCAGACGACCTTGCCCAGTGGAAAGCTGGGCTTATTGCCAGCAATCAAACCTGGTGTGTCATTGACCGGGGACTTCAGCTGGTGCCCATTTGGGACATCATCCTCTCCAGCCACAGAAGTGATTTTAAGGATCCTCTTCTGGTGGCTAACTGCCTGAAAGACAGCTACACTGCTCTGACTGGCCTCACTGCCCAGATTCAAGATGGAGAGGAATTCCTCAGTGCTGTTAAGGAAGCTAAGGTTTTCCTAGAGGATGTGAAATCCTGGGAGGTATCTGACCTTGAAGAACAACTTAAAAAAGTGATAAACTTCATGCAAATATtgaatcagaaaattaaaaattatgataCCTGGATTAACATATGCCTCACAGATTGCAATATGCAGAATTTTCTGGTGAACATTGTCAACTCTTGCAAAGAATCTTCCACTCATAATACTAAATTTATTAAGTCGCAGTTGCGCCTTCTCCTGGATCCTCACATCTACAGAGTAACAGACTTTCCTCAGGCTCACTCCATCATGCAGTGGATCTTCCAGTCAGAATCACACCAAGAGCAGTTCAACATCTCTCATTTTTCTGAATTAATTAAAACCCTAAAAGATATCCAGAATGACTTCATGGAAATAATGATCAAATCTGAGTTGCAGGAAACAGTAGAGGACGCTCAAAGAAAGGCCACTTATGAGGTCAGCTTGTCTCTCAATGCCTTCTTGGAGAACCTTCGAGAAACAGACCAGCCAGACACACAGCTCTTACTACTTTGCATTGCATCTGGTGCAGGATATCATGTGGTGAACAATACTTTTCAGTATCTCCTGGGGTTTGATGAATTAGACTACCTGCTGCATGAAATGCAAACAGCCCATGATAAATACCAGGAGCTCAGAAATCTTTGCAGCTACAGGGCTCAGGCATTCCTGGTGCTCACAGGGCTGACAACCACAGTTGGAATCACAGCTATTTCTGAAGAGGAGAAATCAAAACGCTTGTCATTAATGAGACATCATATGGAACAATCACTCTCTAAAGAAGTTGCACATGTTCTCACCAAACTTGGGGCACATCACAACTGGGAAAACCTAGAGAAAGACTTGCAATTGCTCATTGATGGAGATTATGAAGCCACTGTATCTTCTCTGCAAATGGAGGAcataaaaaaacaattgaaaagtcTCAGCCATACAAATAAACAGCCCCATGTGGCAGATGATAATggaaataacagaacaaaactgataGAAAATGGAGCCTTCCTAAGCTTGCTACAGCGTCTAGGACTAGAGCATCACTACCCAAAGAGGCTGGGGAGAGCTGACTTCCATCTGATTTGTAAAAACTCTGTATACAACACACAGCCCAGTTCTGAACAAGagcttccattttattttctgcagAAGCTGCTGGTGCTCGATTATGAGCTGAGATACCTAGTTTTCAAAGATGGTAGAAACACAGAAGGCCCAGTTTATCTAAGCCAGGGAAATGAGGCTTTTGACCCATATGAAGAGATTTTTGAAGACAGTGACAATGCCATTAATCCTTCAGCCCCTAATCAGAGATGCCGCATTCACCCAATGGATATTCAGATGGCAATTTATCACTGTGCAGACGATTTGGCCAGGCAATATATTTTAGCCAAACTTTCCACTTGTCAATTTGCCCTTCCTCTTGTGGTGCCCAATCCCTGCTCTTCTCAGattgaattctctctctggtctCTCAGTCAAATTAGACGAAGTTGGCAGCAAGCAGGAAAATCAGCAAATGGGAAGAACAATTACAAGAATATGCAGATGTGTCGTGTATCTACCTCCATTGTGTCCTTCATTCGAGTTGGAAATGGCTTCTCTGCTTCCAAATCTCAGATCATGAACTCTCTTCTCAGTAAACGTAAACACGATGTCTTCTTTCACAGACACTGCAGTGGGAGCAGCAAAGACTGTCTCCTGATGGAGGGTGTGGTAGAAATCTGCTGGTTCTGTCCAGGGGGCAAAGATAAGGACAGATTTGACAAGTGTGTGACCTTCACCAATCTCCATGGAGATGCAAAGGAACATGAACAACAGCTCACTTTTCTGCAGGAAGTCTCTTCTCTCATTGTGGTCCTCATGTCAGCTTCTGATAGCAATAAAGAAAACCGAAAAATTGTTTGTGACTTGAGTCAGTCATCAAAGCCTTTGATCTGTTTGCTcgatgacaaagaaaaaaaaagaaccaataaTTCCAGCCAGAAAGTGAGAATTGGGATCAAGAACAGAAATGAGGCAGAATTAACAGAAGAGCTCACGTGTACAATCAGACGTTTACTAGAGCTATCTAACACAGCTCTCAGCTTAGAGGACTGTGCCCCTATTGCTCGTAAGCAAGGCTTCCTAATAGATGAAGACCAGAAGGATTGCACAGAAGCCAAAGAAAAGGCACAGACTCTAAATGCCCTCTTGGGAGAAATGGAGTTATCTAAGATAAAGGAAAACTTACTACCCCTTCAGGGAAAACTGTGGCACCTTTGGTGTAAGAAGGACAAAGAACTCTATCATCTCAGAGAGAAGGGGAACCGGAGTATTGAACAACATAAGAGTGAGATTGAGACAGACAAACAAAGAATACGACATAAGCAGTTGAGGAAAGCCTTTCCTCTCAATGCTTTAATGAGATCTTTCCTTGAAATATTGCAAGATCATTCAGAAACCCACAAGAAACTCTACTtcctgcagtggttaagtgtgttTTTGGACAACCTGAGTGTAGTGCACCTGGAAAAACTGCATGAGATGCAAAGTTCTTTGTGGTCACTGGTACAAACTGAGAAGCAAAAGGCACCAAACAGCAACTCCCTCAGACACTGGCAGGATGAGATAGAAGCCATCTCAATGAACATTACTGACCGTACTTTGGGAACTGAGCACCTTCTCAGAGAAGTTGGACAGATCTATGAAGCACTGGAAGAAGCTTGCTCCACAAGTGATgccctttttctctcccttccccaaATTGCAGCTGACCTGATGATATCTGGGGTTCCCATTGAGCTGATGGATGGTGACACTTCCTATGTCCCTCTGAAGTGGGTGGCAGCTGTTTTTGACAAGGTCTCTGAGAAACTTGGAGACAAACGGCTATTTGTACTCTCTATTCTTGGGCTACAGAGCTCAGGAAAGTCCACCCTTCTGAATGCACTTTTTGGACTGCAGTTCACTGTCAGTGCAGGGAGGTGTACCCGGGGCGCCCACATGCAACTCCTAAAGGTAGAGGAGTCATTCAAAGAGGAACTTGGCTTTGAGTTTGTCCTTGTTGTAGACACAGAAGGACTTCGGGCACCAGAACTCAGCACCAAGTCACAGAATTGGGATAATGAGTTAGCAACCTTTGTCATTGGACTCGGAAACTTGACTCTGATCAATATTTTTGGAGAGAATCCATCAGAGATGCAGGATATTCTACAAATAGTTGTGGAAGCCTTTCTTAGGATGAAACAAGTAAAAATCTCCCCAAGTTGCCTGTTTGTCCATCAGAATGTGGGAGAAGTTACAGCTAAAGACCAAACTATGGAAGGACGAAGGCGGCTAGAGCAGAGACTAGATGAAATGGCAGCAACAGCGGCTCAACAAGAACAGTGCTCGGATGTAACCTGCTTCAGTGATGTCATTAAGTTTGATGTCAGCACTCATGTGTACTACTTTGctcacctctgggatggcaaTCCGCCAATGGCCCCTCCTAATACTCATTATAGCCACAATGTCCAGGAGCTGAAAAGCAGAATTCTTGGGACTGCTAAGAAGGAATCCAGGGGCACCATTATGAAGATATCAGAAGTAAAATTCCGAGTTCAAGATTTATGGAGGGCTCTCTTGAGTGAAAACTTTATTTTCAGCTTCAGGAACACCCAAGAGGTCATGGCCATGAGCAGACTGGAAACCATGTATAACCACTGGACCTGGGAGTTAAGGAGTCATGTGCTGGGCTTGCAGAACAAGCTGTACAACAAGATTCAGAATGAAAAAATCCAGACACTCCGAGCCAGGGAAGTTGAAGCTCCAGTGACAGAAAAATATGACACCATTAAGCAAGCCcttgaaaaattttttaatgaagacCCAGGTAATGAAACATTGGTTCAGTGGAAAGCAAGTTTTGAAAATAAGTTGAGAGTTCTTAAAGAGACACTTGTTTCAGATATCAAAAGGAAAGCTGAGggacttatttttttaaagaaaagccaagaaaaactcgATGAAAAAAAGTCAGCTTATGAAAATGACATCTTGGAAAGAAGCAGACATTTGGCTTTAACTGTAAAGGGTAAGGAACTGAGTGAGGAAGATCTACACAAGAAATTCAGTCAACTTTGGAAAGAATGGGTCTGTGATGTAGCCTCAACCCTGCCTCCTGCCATCGAGCCTGACATTGATGtggattctgaaaacattcttttagaatatttcaataataagaaaaacataGTGGACATTTTAAACAATAGTTCTGAAGAGATGTTTCAAATTAAGTATGATATACATATCGAAATGAGGCAGACTATGTTAGGATGGAGAAGGTCAATAGAGACCTATGATGAAGAGTCCATAAAAATGACTACTAATTACATTTTTTCAAGATTTACTGAAATTATTCATAATGTTAGAAGCCAACGGCGTGATTACAATCCAAGTTATTTCTATGAAATCTTGAGAATGATAGAAGAGGAGGTGACATCTGCATCCACTGAGGAAAGCTACACATTCACAAGTAGATATAAAATTGACTTATCTTTGTGTTTGTTCCAAAGAGCATCAGAGATTTTTAAGCAGGTGCACAGGGAATTCAAGAGAGCCAATGATCCTGTAAACTATCTGGAAAGCAAGAAAGATGATTTCTTCATGAGTTTTAAGATCTCCTGCCAAGGAGCAACTTCCATCAAAGCGTTTGTTGAATTTCTGTGGCATAAGCTCATTCCCGCTATCTCCACCACCATATGGAATAAAATGCCCTCTAAAATGGCTGGGGATATACGAGCTACCTTCCCTGCATTCAATGGGAACAGGGTTAATCTGGAGAAACACATTCTCATCTGTCTAGCAGAAGAAGAAAACTTTGATAATTACTGTGAGTACCTTCATAATCCAAAATATTTCTTTAGGAATTATATTGAAAAAAATATTCGAATATATTTTTCAGGCAAAGGAGGTGAAAAAAtgaagacttttttaaaaatcagtttagaTGACATAAAAAATGTCATACTCTCTGCCATTCATGAATCCACTGCAATAGTTAAAGGTAAAAGAAGTACTGCATCTGAATGGTTGGATTTATTCTGTGATCACTTGGAAAATAACTTGGTCTTTCCACGAAAAGACTTGGTAAGCATTGAACATCAGGAGATAAATGATATTCAATTTTTCAAGGAAGTAATGAGTGAAGCTTTGGATCCCGCAATGGAAAGAGTAGAACAGAATTGTTTGAGTATGTCTGTAGAGGAAATGGTTCCTGAAATTGAGAAAATGCTGTCTGAGCATCTCTGTGGTTGCTGGAAACAGTGTCCTTTCTGTAGAGCAGTTTGTACGAACACAATTCCTGCACATGAAGGAGACCACAGTGTTTCTTTCCACCGTCCTCAGGCTGTGATTGGATCAGGGTGGTGTATGAAAATATTCAATAAGTGGGCTAAAACAAAGCAGTTTGTCATTAATACCTGTTCTAGTTTGGTAGCAAGTGATcgttttttgcttttgaacaatgGCTCTGAAATCCTGTATAAGAACTATCGACAGAGAGGTGGGGATTGCGCCCAATGGAGTATCACCCCAGACTCATCCATGCAGCCATACTGGAAATGGTTTGTCTGTCATTTCAgatcaaacctagaagaaaaataTCAGAAAAGATTCACAGGTATAGGTAAAATCCCTGATGCATGGGCTAAAATCACAAAGCAGGATGTGCTGGATgacttaaaaaaacaataa